tcttcgagcaagactgggcggtgcaacctccctgacagagaggtggcaccgcctgagctcagtcttcgagcaagactgggcggtgcaacctccctggcagagaggtggcaccgcctgagctcggtcttcgagctctgccaggcggtgcaacctctccagtcaggaggtgcaaccgcctgatcccggaattccgggatttgatcgttttgagctccaaatttgaactgggttggggcctataaataccccacccattcagcactgaaagagaaagaactcaagccgaaatcttgatcttttcagtggttcttagagctcaaaactgctagttttcctcctccttctgttcttcaagtttgagttgtaaagagaggagagaaaacatttgtaagggttgtctcctgagcccgtcaaaaggagtgaatctgtaagagggtagttggccttcgcctattgaaggaaggctcctagttgacgtcggtgacctcgccggtggaggaagccaaaagtggagtaggtcaagactgaccgaaccactctaaatctctggtttgcgtttattttgagcactttatcattactgcaaacctcccacatagctactgctctctgtgcttttacgaacgagttctgtgcagtttacgttcacatcttaattccatttacaaactgcaaactgctctctgcgcttttacgaacgaattctgtgcagtttacgtttacgtcttgattccatctacaaactgcaaactgtctctctgcgcttttacgaatgagttctgtgcagtttacgtttacgtcttgatttcacttacaactgcaaactatcttctgcgccttttttacggacaaggttctgtgcagtttacgttcacgtcttgatttcatttacaactgcaaactgtcttccgcgcttttacgaacaaggttctgtgcagtttacgtttacgtcttgatttcatttagaactgcaaactgtcatttgcgtttagacgcaaactgcgtttagacgcaaactgcgtttagacgtaaactgcgcttagacgcaaactgcgtttagacgcaaactgcgtttagacgtaagctgcgtttagacgtaaactgcgcttagacgcaaactgtgtttagatgcaaactgcgtttagacataaatctgcgtttagacgtaaatctgcgtttagacgtaaatctacgttttagacgtaaaactgcgtttagacgtaaactacgtttaaacgtaaaactacgttttagacgtaaactgagtttggacgtaaatctgcgtttagacgtaaatctgcgtttagacgtaaatctgcgtttagacgtaaaactgcgtttagacgcaaactgcatttaaacgtaaattgtgtttagacgtaaactacgtttagacgtaaactgcacttagtcataagttatctttgagtcggcttttgcttcaaaactgatttttatcgaacgaacgcagcttttgtttttaatcgctaaaagatatccgctgcactaattcacccccccctcttagtgctctcgatcctaacagtaacaagccatattaatcgcctctgcccaaaagtcctttgtcaaccctgcatttgagatcatacaccttgctctctctaagagtgttctgttcatacgttcggccacaccattttgctaaggcgtcatcctaacagtgcgatatcgaacgattccttcatttttgcagaattcttcaaagtcaccttcacaaaattccatgtcattatctgttcgaagtcgcttaatctgtttacctgtttgcttttcaatcaaagccttccattgtttaaaggttagaaaaacatcatttttatgctttaaaaaataaactcaaactttcctggaataatcatcaatgaaagtcaacatatacctagcaccacccttagactgaacatgagctggaccccaaaggtctgaatgaatatagtcaagagtacctttcgttttgtgaactgccggagaagtgaagctgactcttttttgccttccaaaaatgcagtgttcacaaaaaactagtggcccagtactctgtccacaaagtagatcccttttgctcaatatgctcaaacctttttcgctcatatgacccaaacgcatatgccataatttggtgatgtcagaattagacaatgatgatgatgaaactgcaaccgaacctgtgacagtagttccctgtagaatatacaagctaccagacctacaagctttcataacaataagggcacttatagaaactttcataactccaccttcagctgtgtatttacacctaagggcctctagggtgcctaaagagatgagattcttttttaaatcaggaacatgtctaacattagtgagcgtcctcacaataccatcatgcattttaattcggattgtgcctctaccaacaacatcacatgcggcattatttcctatcaaaacaattccaccattacaagattcatatgtggaaaataaatccctattgggacacatgtgataagaacaacctgaatctaaaatccattcatttttagacctcgtcctgtcatcaatagcagaaaaaatatttccaacattctcatcagttgctatactaacttcagcggattcagtagttttttcaacaaaattttccttttgctttaatttatttttcaatttaaagcaatcagatttaatgtgccccattttatgacaatatttacattccaaatttctatgtcttgatttagatctagatttagatctactactgttaaattttcttttatccattctccccctaacaaccagaccctcagcctgattctctctactttccctagtgatattcctgtctatctgctccttagatttcagtgcagatttaatttcttgatacaaaactgtttcttttccataaatcaaagtatcacggaaatgcttaaaagattggggaagagaacacaagagtaacaaagccttatcctcatcatcaatttttacatctatattctccaaatccataaccaaagaatcaaactcatccgaagcatatatagactttGCTTCAAGtaaagacgattctccactgtcctcttcatgtacaaggctttaagcttgtcccacatgctcttagccatagtctccgtaactacctcccgtaaaacctcgtcagagagatttagaatgatgcttgatcgggccttcttatccatactcgcaagctcttcttttgacatatcatctggaatgctctcggctccctgtagtaccaaatcaactccgtcttgaaccagaatggcctccatcttgagtttccATAAGccaaagttgacatttctatcgaatttctcgacaacaatctttgttattgttatcgttgccaaaagatcccagaaccaggctctgataccaatttgttagagctagccccagaaaatttaccaaaagataattttgacaatccaacaaagacaataaagctgaaaagataaaagcgacaagaacaccagatttacgtggttcggtcaattgactttgacctacatccacgaacgaaagaggagcaaatcactactataaaagggacaattacaaatgccttaggaagatgttcctaggccataaaacaactgaaaatactaaataagaaaaatctaaaatataagtccaaactatttaactgagtgtggacttaaaccaaagtaaatacttaggttttcttgtggtgcatctgacttcaaagcctaagcccttatttatagtttcaagacgagacaacaagtccgattttcccgatgtgagactatgggacttgccaaactaacaatatTTTTTTGTAGGCTTGGAGTTAGATCTTACTCAAATATGAAACAGTTTCAGTGCAATCTAGCATTGAACTTTGTTGCAACAATTTGTTACAAAGGTGAATAATTTCACAAGAATTTATGAGTCATCACAACACTTGATTAGGAAGAAGTTCTTCTTGCACCCACATATTTGCTCATGGCAGCTCAAGATTTGCAGACCTTCTTCATTTCTTGCCAAATTTTTTTCATGTAGAATTGAAATGTATCATTCGCTTACTATAATCAAATTTAGATGCATCAATCGGTTCATGCACATGTACATTGTTGCATCCTTGCATGAGCTTGTTTATTTATCATCAAACAATATATCTTTACTTGCATGTTTATATAACTAGCCATCCAATTGATTTATTCAAATAGGATCATAATACTCCATcgtaatttttttatcatggtTTGAATTTCCAAATTAATTATACATGTTATAGTGAATCCCATGCCCAATTTGGTACATGTAGCAACTTATCAGGAGAGCTACGAGGTTCCTTTTCGTGGGCCTGATGTCTACATCGAAGAAATCGTCCTTGGATGTTATGCCATGTAGTACTCATTCATATACTCCCCATGTAGTCATGAATTCCAATCACAACaaatcacaaaagaaaaagaaaaaaaaggggggtaTTTTATTTCTTCATATATTGAAAATTCTTATAGAATTCATTTTGTATCATTTTCGTATACATTCCCAAGAAAAAAAAAGTGTAGGAGATGTAGCTAACCAAGGATGGAGGTTACTCCTTGGAAGAACTGTGAATTACCAGCAATGGAGGCATTCATCAATTCACCGACCACTTAATGGGCAATTTATCTGGCTCTACTgcaacgattagaacttatcattTCCTCGACAGAAACACGAACTCAATTCGTAGGTAAAAACCATTGGGATCTCAGTTCCTACAACTTGTCTTTGCAGGAACAGTAATAGCAGCGGTAGCACTAGTGGTTGCTTTCCCACGATTGCATGATGAGGTGTTAAGGTGACGACGGGTTGCAAAGAAAGGTAAGCAGTTCGAACGCATCACTCGACTTATGCTACGTGGAAATATTTACGTTCTTTTATTCTCGagctaattaaataatattttctataattaattatttttaatattttaatatttatatttttaaaaattatattgactctGCTAACAGAAATACCGTATGAAAAATCAAAATGAGACAAAGTCAACACATACTCAATAataaatcttgtgatattttaatCATCCGGTGACAagaggaaaaataaaattaaatattttactttcacaaGTATAAGAATccatttgaaaatataaaaaactaaaaatataaataataacaaGAAGCAATGAATAGTTGTTGACTTCATAAAAATCACACTAGCCCTTACGGAAAGGAATACAGAATTCATAGTTGATGATTGAATGCTTATAAAGTTTTAACTAAGAACAAAGAGACTCCTTAGTAAATTTTGAACCATCTTAGGTCTATCCTAAGTTTGCTGTTAAATTTTCagaatcacacacacacacacacacatatatatatatatatatatatatatatatatatatatatatatatatatatatatatatatatatatatatatatatatatatatatatatatatatatatataatgaaagcaACTGTCATTTTTATTTATTGGCTTTCTTTTAGTAGGAAAAATCAATAGTGGCTATGAACCATTTTCACGATATTTActaaagaattttagagttgacgaATTTTTCCAACACATTTGGTTGCTAATTAATCATAAAGCTAATTTTCTATTACAATTTATCATATAATTCCATTATGTCAATGTGTCATAACAGTGAACAATTTATCATATAACAATTTATTATATAACAAATTTGCTCCTCCTGTCAGCTCAAACCTTCATCATATCTTACCAAAATTTGTTATATAGATTTCGAACGAAACTATTATCTTGGAAATATAAAGGTGCCATTAAGAGGGAGTCCTTTCATTCTCATTAAAATACAAATGCTACTCTCAGCTATTTATCCTAAAAAGGTTTATAGTGAATATTTACGATTTTGGATTTATCATTGATCTCTTAACCTCCTCGAATGAGTAATAAAGAGGTTGTCCTTTTACATTTTTCTCTTCTGTTTTTCgagtttcaaaattttatattcaataataataataatcttactCATATTAGTTTTTCTAGATCTAAATACAAATAATCATTTTGATTATTCATGTGTTGCTGGTTGTCTTGATCGAAATTTGTTTTGCATCTTTCTTGAGTCGCAACTCACCATTCACCTTTACTCATTAAAATAGACCCATCTCCAAAAAACCTATAACTACTTCATTTAACTATAGATTTGATCCCTACTGACTTTGAAACTTTTTGTCATTAATTCCTGGTCTAAACTTAGCAACTAACTTACTGCAAGGACAATGTTCTTGGACTTGCATATGTTCCATGAAGAACCTTCACACCCTCACTTGGGATTATTGCTTACCGGATTAAATATAAAGGCAGAAACCTCAAACTTCAGATTAAAAAAATACCATGCGTGACATCTCTCttttttagcaaaaaaaaaaagaatcttttcTAATAAATTGTCTGCCTATATATAATAGACAGTAGCCACATCTTATATGTTCTACTCGTGCCAAGATCAAAAGCACAAACTTGTTGCAGCAACACCTTTGCACCTCCAGAAGATGCAAAAATCATCTATTGTTTTGCTGATTGGTGTTTTGACCTATGCAAAATCCCTACTTTCACCCTCCCATCGGTCTTTTGTGCTTGTCCCGTCTTAAGACTTCAAGATCAGCATCATCAATCCCTAAGCCAACCCTTCTCTTTCGATAAAATTAGAAATGCCATTTTCTAAATGGGATCCGAGAAGAGCCGATGATCTCAATGTCGAATTCTTCAAGCGATTTTGGAATAttctcaaaagacaagttggggtCACACGAGTTCCCGACCAATTCATTCTTCTATATGGTTGGTTATAAAGGAACGTCAAATGCTTGGGAAAGGTCTTCAAGGCATTTCATTATTTCTATAATTAGATTCTCTTACTCATGGTTCAATAAATTCAAATTTTCTTGGGACTATAAATCATCACACCAAATTTCTATGAGTCCTAATTCTGTTAACAGTCAAATTGTTGTTATAGTTTCTAGAACTTCAAAAGTGTACTTTTAGAATGAAATATATGAAATGCTACGTATGTATAGCCATTTTGAAtctgtttttctttttaaaaCACATCCTACATAATGTGATTTAAACACAAGTCTTTTTCTGAATGAACATGCAGACTGCTATTTGAATCCTGTAACATGGATCAAAATTGCTTCAAAAGAAGCGGTACTCAGTATTTGTTGTATCAAAACAATTACTAGATCTTTTATCTTCTGTTCAATTATCAAAACCTGAAACATAAGTTATAAAATCAACATATACATTGTAGCCTAGTCAACTAAGCAAGTCTATGctgaaaaaaacaaaagaaaatcataAATCTCATCAGCATACATAGCATTATAATGATACAATATAACACAGATTACATGTGCCCATTTTCTTTCAATTCAAATGTAGCACCAGTTTCCACTGCACTTACAGCTATCAGCTCACAGAGACTCGGGGTATGTGATGCAACCATTTTCCAGAGGCATCATATGCGACAAAATATGGAACTTATCAACAAAATATTATTTACAGCATACCCAACTGTGATAGCCCAATGTATGAGACGATGGCTTAGGAGGTAACTTTTGCCGACAACCTATATGCAATAAATAATTCTTTTGAAGTTTATATACCATACAGAAGACCAAGGAATCAAGTTCTTCAAAACAGGTGTCCAAGATTTGCATCACCTTACCTGTATAGACCATTTGATTGGTCAGACAGCGTAGAGCTTTATGACCTGCTTAATCTTGGCACGACAAATAGGGCATCCCCAATTCTTGGCTTCAATGTCCCTTAAACATGACATGCATCCTGCCATATGCCCACACGGAATACATGCTCCCTCTACTGGAGCATCCAAGCAGATAACACAACAACCTGATGAACTTTTACTCTCTGCCTTGTCTTCGCTCGATCCTGGTTTGGAGTAGCTGGATGTAGAACCATCTTTAGCTTCAGCAGTTCCAGGTGCATCCTCCACTGCTGACATTTTCATATCTATGGGGCTGCAATCTATTGATGGGTAGTGGATAGGCCCATCATAGAATGTATCCTCGGTTACTGGAGGAGCAGAAGGAACTAACTGAGTAGGAGGTGCTCCCTGAGATGATTGAATAACTGGAGTATCAGGGTTCTGCACGTTAGGCTGTGATGCGCTAGTATTCAACTGAACTTCCCATCCATTGCTTGCATATGGTTCATTTGTTGACCCTTGACCATTCATCTTTGAAGAAGTATCTGCATTTGGGGTGTCCCAACCATTGTAAGTTGAATTGTCTGAAGAGCTTGCCCAATCACTTGTATTGCTTGTTTGTGGATTAGGTTGGATATCAGGCACGCCCTCTGATATGGCCGTCTGTATGGAAGCATTTATGGCCATCGCCAACTCTAGATCTTCTGGATTTGATGTAGGTGCAGCGGTTGACTGTGTTGAAGCAGATGAAATTATTTGGGGAGGACTAGGCATTGAGACATCTACTGGCATTACTGGAAGGCTATTGGTGACCTGTAAGAGGGAAATAATTTACAAAACATTCAAACAAGTGAAAATGGATCTAAAAGTCAACCCATTAACATATAAGTGACAAACTACACATCATCATGACATTGGAAATGGATCTAAAAGTCAAATTCCCGTGCTTCAATATGCAGTTCACATAATTCATATAGTTTCCGGGCACTAACTGCAAATGGTTTCACCTATTACATCAAACTTTATCTTGTAACAATGCAGATCAAGTCAAAGATGATATTTAATGCTTGCTCAGAAGTAGCCCCATTAAGTTACTGGCTAGATTTCATTATTCAGATACTTTGGAGGGTCTTTTCGGGAAATGCATGTAATACCTGGGAGATCCCTTGGCATGAACTGAAGAACCACTGCAGTTGTTGTTTGTCACCTTCACGTGCAGATAGAAACTTATATCGTGCCCCTGAGTAAAAAGAATAATTAAGAACTACAATTATAAAACTTAATCCAAGAAGTCATCATTTTGTAGTTGAATTGAAAGATACAAAATTTTTCTAATGGTATCCAAACTTATCCTGATATTAAACCAACCACAACTAGTGTCCATTATGAACCATCAATACTGGCTGAAAGAATTAAATGAATCAAGCTTAACAGTCATCATTTTTTTAAACGACCAGTGTATATTGCCTAAGTTGTGACTTGTCAGTTGAAGTCATTTCTGGAACAACCAGTGACACCATCAAGTTGTGAGTTGCAGAAGTCAAAATAATATCAGAGaagtatgtaatcattaaaaaatGCCACTTCAGTCTATATTGCCTAAGTACCTACTAGACATTAAGCACAGAAATGTATAATGAACTTCATGGAACCAATCCTTCTGGAATACATGCTGCTTATGCTAACAAGGAGGAAACAAACAAAAGGCAATTAGAAAGAAGAATGATATGTTTTGAGGACTGCATACACATGACTCTTCCTCAATTTCTTTATTCACCTTACACCTAGCCGATACAAAAAATGCAGAAACGACAATGAAGCTCTCATAGAAGTAACATAGAATCCAACCAGAAAGAAATCTTCAATAGATTACAACACTTAAAAGCATGAAATGCCAACATAACACCTCATAAATATGGAAGCCTAGAGCCAAAAGATTAATTAACATGGTATCCCAGTGGCAATCATGACTTGCACAAAATAATGAGACATGGAGTAAATCCAGGTGTATTACTGACATCAAAGCATACAACCAAGAATAAAATAGGATAAACTGTTTCCAGGCACAAAGGGATTGAGAATATGGGTGACAAAAAACTGTGAATCTGACAGTTTTAGTCGCTCATTTTTCAACATTTTCGTAAAGCAGTCACTTGGACATGTGACACAGTAGACTTCAATTAGTAAGCTAGACAAAAAAGTGATTGCTGATGCAGCTTAAAGTTTCGAGTACTGTAGCAGCAATATCATCAAACTGAGACATTGCACCTACTAGCAAAAAAATATCAGCTGTCTAAAACAAGATGGAGGACGACAGATGTGAAGATTTTCTATATCCCCAGCCTAAGGCCAGACTTGGTATGCCTGAGTGGGTCTCCTAGTATAATTTGCAGACTAACTTAGCAGTTGCACCAACAGAATCTAAATATCTCATATGTGCTATAAAAGTCATAAATTCAGAAGCATGTGGAGTGAGAACTGTAACCATTTTGCATATATAGAAAACCAGAAACTTATGTGGCAGAAAAAGAAGTTTGGTACTCCAGAGAACCTACTAAAGCATTTAAAGATATGGCACCAAAATGTTTATTTGTTAACAAAGTTAATTtcttttaacaaaaaaatattaagaaagaaATTCAAACCATGTTACAATTTACATGAAATTTTCAAGTCATTATTCTCATTGAACAAATTTCAAAACAATGAAGAAACATACTTGTAGCTTTATCAACAATGATTACAGAAGGATCTACTTGGTTGAACTTGGGTTCTTCAATGTGAACTTTCCAGAGTGGAACAACAGTACGTGGCCTGGCAGTCTGCCGATAAAAATGAGTGAGTGAGTAAAAACCAATGACCTACCATTTATTGACTGATTGAATAACCAAAAGGAGTTTCTAGTCTTTTCATGATAAAAGTAGAACTTTTCCTGATAAATTCAGGCAATTTAAAATGGCtgaaatacacacacacacacacacacacatatatatatatgtatatatatgtatatatatgtatatttatgtatatatatatatatgtatatatacatatatacatatacatatatacatatacatatatacatatacatatatatatatacatatacatatatatatatatgtggaacAAAGACAACTCATCATCTAGTCAACTATCAAGTCCTGCTTGCAGATAGACCCATTATGCTCTTAATCCTCAATTCTAACTTAAAGTAAGCTACATTTTTACGTTCTTCTACTCTTGTGCACTATCTTCTATTcttcaagaagtttggttaccactCCCTCCATGGGGTTATAGCTGGAAGCAGTTTAGAGCTTAGAGTCAAGAGTAAAGAGTTAGGAGAACAAGAAAGGGCGATTCGAACTCTATATATGGAACAAAGACAACTCATCATCAACTATCAAGTCCTGCTTGCAGACAGACCCATTATGCTTTTAATCATAAATCAGCAAGGTTTTCATGAATGATATTCACaatacaaatgaaatttaaaaaaaatatataccacACCCTATTAGGGCAAATAGAACTGAGTGGATCACTCATGGCCAAACCACAATCAACATTTGTCAAACCATTATTAATAAATGTTTTAGTTAACTGTGTTGCATATAGTGCTTAATCCATTTACATAAAGTATCCTTGTAAAAGCATTTTTCAGCATAATAACAAGTTGATGATACTTTGAACTTCAGTTTTGCATGTTTATATATGCtcaaattaaaatatttcaaatccGTTTCGAAGTTCACCTAAAACCTTAAGTAAGTTGCCACTGAGTCAAAATAtgttcatgcaagtagtgataggGATAATTTTAGTGCACGAAAGAACACACAGTACCTCCAT
The DNA window shown above is from Musa acuminata AAA Group cultivar baxijiao chromosome BXJ2-4, Cavendish_Baxijiao_AAA, whole genome shotgun sequence and carries:
- the LOC103981936 gene encoding probable E3 ubiquitin-protein ligase XBOS34 isoform X2: MDKEGKTPLIVACLRHDLLPVAKILIELGANVNVYRPGCHAGTPLHHAAKRGLEQTVHLLLSNGANPFIMNDDCHTALDLAREKGHCNVVRAIESRISLFTGWLREVYGPGFLEALVPQLLTRKIWSVVLPCDARNPTRPLKFELAIYSDLQTARPRTVVPLWKVHIEEPKFNQVDPSVIIVDKATRARYKFLSAREGDKQQLQWFFSSCQGISQVTNSLPVMPVDVSMPSPPQIISSASTQSTAAPTSNPEDLELAMAINASIQTAISEGVPDIQPNPQTSNTSDWASSSDNSTYNGWDTPNADTSSKMNGQGSTNEPYASNGWEVQLNTSASQPNVQNPDTPVIQSSQGAPPTQLVPSAPPVTEDTFYDGPIHYPSIDCSPIDMKMSAVEDAPGTAEAKDGSTSSYSKPGSSEDKAESKSSSGCCVICLDAPVEGACIPCGHMAGCMSCLRDIEAKNWGCPICRAKIKQVIKLYAV
- the LOC103981936 gene encoding probable E3 ubiquitin-protein ligase XBOS34 isoform X1; this translates as MGLQQSKEELLYQQVNYGNIEGIKALRSQGAGLEWMDKEGKTPLIVACLRHDLLPVAKILIELGANVNVYRPGCHAGTPLHHAAKRGLEQTVHLLLSNGANPFIMNDDCHTALDLAREKGHCNVVRAIESRISLFTGWLREVYGPGFLEALVPQLLTRKIWSVVLPCDARNPTRPLKFELAIYSDLQTARPRTVVPLWKVHIEEPKFNQVDPSVIIVDKATRARYKFLSAREGDKQQLQWFFSSCQGISQVTNSLPVMPVDVSMPSPPQIISSASTQSTAAPTSNPEDLELAMAINASIQTAISEGVPDIQPNPQTSNTSDWASSSDNSTYNGWDTPNADTSSKMNGQGSTNEPYASNGWEVQLNTSASQPNVQNPDTPVIQSSQGAPPTQLVPSAPPVTEDTFYDGPIHYPSIDCSPIDMKMSAVEDAPGTAEAKDGSTSSYSKPGSSEDKAESKSSSGCCVICLDAPVEGACIPCGHMAGCMSCLRDIEAKNWGCPICRAKIKQVIKLYAV